Genomic segment of Streptomyces sp. NA02950:
CGCAGCAGCGCGCTCTTGCCGATACCCGGCTCACCGCGCAGGACCAGGGCGCCGCCCCGGCCCTCCCGTGCCGCTCGGAGCAGGGCGTCGAGCCGACGTATCTCGTCCTGACGACCGATCAGCACATCCGTGTATGTCTCGGGCATGTCCGAAACCTATGCGGTCGTGCCCCGCAGGGGAATCCGGGAAAGACCCAGTCCAAGGGACTCCCGCGGGCGCCGTATAGGCGATGGCTACCGACGCGAGCAGCGGACGTCCGCTGCGAGTGTCGAGCCATGACCCGCACCGCACCGCAACGGACCACCACCGGCTGGATACCGCTGGCGGTTCTGGCCACGGCCCAGTTCCTGGTCGTGCTGAGCACGTCGATCGTGAACGTCGCACTGCCCCGGATCCGGGCCGGGCTCGATCTGTCGGACACCGGCCAGGCGTGGACGGTCAACGCCTACGTACTGGTCTTCGGCGCGCTGCTGCTGCCGGGCGGGCGCGCGGGCGACGTATACGGCCTGCGTCGCGTGTTTCTGCTCGGCATCGGCCTGTTCGCCCTCTCCTCCCTGGGCGCGGCACTGGCGCCCACCGCGATCGTGCTGATCACCGGCAGGGCGGTGCAGGGAATCGGCGCCGCGCTGCTGGCGCCCACGGCGCTGGCCCTGGTGCTGACGCTCTATCCCGACAGGGAGCGGCGTGGCACCGCGCTCGGCGTGTGGGGCGCGGTCTCCGGTGCCGGCGGGGCGGCGGGTGTGCTGCTGAGCGGGCTGCTCACCAGCCTGTACAGCTGGCGTGCGGTGTTCGTCGTGATGGTGCCCCTCGCCCTGGCCGTCCTGGTGGCCACCCGGCTGCTGGTCGGGGCCGACCGGCCACGCGGCGGAAGCCTGGACGCGCCGGGCGCGGTGACGGTGACGGCGGGGCTGGTCGCGCTCACCTACGGCCTGTCAGGCCCCTGGCCGCTCGCCGTACTCGGTCTGGCGCTGCTCGGCCTGTTCGCGGTGCTCCAGCGCCGCGCCGCCGACCCGCTGCTGCCGGCGCGCATGAGCGTGGTGGCGGTGCCCAACGTGCTGATGGCCCTGCTGGGCGCGGTCTGGCTCGGCCTGTTCTACTTCCTGTCGCTCTACCAGCAGCGCACCCTCGGGTACTCGCCCCTGGAGGCCGGGCTGACCCAGCTTCCCCTGGCCCTCATGATCACCCTCTCGTCCTGGGTCGCCGGCAAGGTCTCCGGCCGCCAGGTGCTCCCCGTGGGCCTGCTGGTCCTCGCGGCCGGACTGGCCTGGCTGTCCCGAACCCCGGCCGACGGCACCTTTCCGGTGGACCTGCTCGGCCCGACGCTCCTCATCGGCATCGGGCTGGGGGTGGCCTTCGTCCGGCTCACCGCGATGTCCTCCACAGGCGTCCCGGCCGCCGACAACGGCCTGGCCGGCGGGCTGGTCAACGCCACCCGGCAGATCGGCGGAGCCATCGGCCTGTCCTTCCTGACCCTGCTCCCCTCCTTCGGCGCGGCCTTCCTGGCCTGCGCCGCCCTGACCCTGCTCATCTCGGCTCTCTCGACGCGAAAGGCATGACCATGACCCTGGACAAGCCGTACATCAGCGGCCACTTCACCCCCGTCCCCGACGAGATCACCGGCCGTGAACTGACGGTGCGCGGCACCCTCCCGCCCGAGCTGAACGGCCGCTACTTCCGCAACGGCCACAACCCCAAGCCGGGCATCACCCCCACCCACTGGTTCCGCGGCGAGGGCATGATCCACGGCGTCCGCCTCACGGGCGGCCGGGCCGAGTGGTACCGCAACCGCTGGGTGCGCACCCCCTTCCTGGACGGCGTGCCGTTCACCGGAACCGAGCTCGAAGTCAGCGCCGCCGCCACCAACATCATCTTCCACGGGGGCCGCTATCTGGCCCTGCAAGAGGCCAATCTGCCCTGGGAGGTCAGCGCCGACCTCGACACGATCGGTGTCCACGACTTCGGCGGCAAGCTCACCAGCGCGATGACCGCCCACCCCAAAGAGGACCCGGAGACCGGCGAGCTGCACTTCTTCAGCTACAGTCCCTTCCCGCCGCACCTGACCTACTTCGTGGCCGACGCCTCCGGCGACATCGTCACGTCGGAGGTCGTCGACGGCGCCGGCCCGTCGCTCATGCACGACTTCGCCATCACCCGTGAGCACGTCGTCTTCATCGACTCGCCGGTGGTCTTCGATCACGCCGAGCAGTCCGGTATCCCCTACCGCTGGCACGACGACGTCCCGCTGCGCATCGGCGTGATGCCGCGCGCCGGGGGCAAGACCACCTGGTACGAGGTGGCCGAACAGGCAGCGCTGTTGCACGTCGCCAACGCGTACACCGACGCGCGGGGCCGGATCGTCCTCGAAGCACCGC
This window contains:
- a CDS encoding carotenoid oxygenase family protein, which codes for MTMTLDKPYISGHFTPVPDEITGRELTVRGTLPPELNGRYFRNGHNPKPGITPTHWFRGEGMIHGVRLTGGRAEWYRNRWVRTPFLDGVPFTGTELEVSAAATNIIFHGGRYLALQEANLPWEVSADLDTIGVHDFGGKLTSAMTAHPKEDPETGELHFFSYSPFPPHLTYFVADASGDIVTSEVVDGAGPSLMHDFAITREHVVFIDSPVVFDHAEQSGIPYRWHDDVPLRIGVMPRAGGKTTWYEVAEQAALLHVANAYTDARGRIVLEAPRFDRSAWENSWKWWVGAPGYGTSPDAGSTFYRWIIDPATGKVTTESLNDLATEFPSINDAHTGSAYRYGYAIAFPGAGLSGYHTVKFDTRTGQEKLLAHGEGRMPGEAVFAPAEDGTAEDDGYLLTIVSDLEADASELLVLDARDLSTVAAVELPRRVPAGIHGHWIPDSEVPA
- a CDS encoding MFS transporter; its protein translation is MTRTAPQRTTTGWIPLAVLATAQFLVVLSTSIVNVALPRIRAGLDLSDTGQAWTVNAYVLVFGALLLPGGRAGDVYGLRRVFLLGIGLFALSSLGAALAPTAIVLITGRAVQGIGAALLAPTALALVLTLYPDRERRGTALGVWGAVSGAGGAAGVLLSGLLTSLYSWRAVFVVMVPLALAVLVATRLLVGADRPRGGSLDAPGAVTVTAGLVALTYGLSGPWPLAVLGLALLGLFAVLQRRAADPLLPARMSVVAVPNVLMALLGAVWLGLFYFLSLYQQRTLGYSPLEAGLTQLPLALMITLSSWVAGKVSGRQVLPVGLLVLAAGLAWLSRTPADGTFPVDLLGPTLLIGIGLGVAFVRLTAMSSTGVPAADNGLAGGLVNATRQIGGAIGLSFLTLLPSFGAAFLACAALTLLISALSTRKA